One window from the genome of Acidihalobacter ferrooxydans encodes:
- a CDS encoding TRAP transporter substrate-binding protein: MKNSLFAILVTTALASTCAVSAGHASELFVVGSWSMQELHKKFEVPFWTQDLPAESNGQIKVKMTTFNQMGIKGSDVFRLLRNGVFDVGMTVADYEVGDAPALAGVDIPLLTPTLKQERRMIKAAFPLVNTVMKDRFHAKVLAIVPYGPQVLFCKGNIHSLSDLKGKKIRGAGRMTTDFLESLGATGVNIPFSEVPGALQRGVIDCAITGPLAAYTAGWYQVTNTLYPIPLGGWDPVITAINLDAWNKLSPRQQHLITTKIKTQFEDPAWQYVGTSTNQSIACLTGQGICVLGKPAHMKLVKVTQADLSKARQILINQVLPSWEHRVGKKWVERWNQSVGKAVDIRLSRN, encoded by the coding sequence ATGAAAAATAGCCTTTTCGCAATACTTGTTACAACGGCATTGGCTTCCACGTGTGCGGTCTCGGCTGGACATGCGAGTGAACTGTTTGTAGTAGGCAGTTGGAGCATGCAGGAGCTACATAAAAAATTCGAAGTTCCTTTCTGGACTCAGGATCTGCCGGCAGAGTCCAACGGCCAGATCAAGGTCAAGATGACCACCTTCAACCAGATGGGCATCAAGGGCAGCGACGTTTTCCGCTTGTTGAGGAACGGCGTCTTTGATGTCGGCATGACGGTTGCCGATTATGAAGTGGGCGATGCGCCAGCACTGGCGGGCGTAGATATCCCCCTGCTAACTCCTACACTCAAGCAGGAACGGAGAATGATCAAAGCGGCTTTCCCATTGGTCAATACTGTGATGAAAGACCGTTTCCACGCCAAGGTGCTGGCGATAGTCCCGTACGGACCACAAGTGTTATTCTGCAAGGGAAATATCCACTCCTTGTCTGATCTTAAAGGCAAAAAAATCCGCGGTGCGGGACGCATGACTACCGACTTTCTCGAGTCCCTGGGTGCGACCGGTGTGAATATCCCATTCTCTGAGGTGCCCGGAGCCTTGCAGCGCGGCGTGATCGATTGCGCGATTACCGGCCCATTAGCTGCTTATACGGCAGGTTGGTATCAGGTAACCAATACGCTATATCCGATACCGTTGGGCGGCTGGGATCCGGTGATTACCGCCATCAACCTGGATGCCTGGAACAAGCTGAGTCCACGGCAACAGCATCTCATAACAACGAAGATAAAGACGCAATTCGAAGACCCAGCATGGCAATACGTAGGCACATCCACGAACCAAAGCATTGCTTGCCTGACAGGCCAAGGGATTTGCGTGCTTGGCAAACCGGCTCATATGAAGCTGGTCAAGGTCACTCAAGCGGATTTGTCTAAGGCCAGGCAGATACTCATCAACCAAGTCTTGCCTAGCTGGGAGCATCGAGTAGGCAAAAAATGGGTTGAACGCTGGAATCAATCGGTGGGCAAAGCCGTCGATATTCGGTTATCCAGGAACTGA
- a CDS encoding polysaccharide deacetylase family protein, protein MMADDLPTHGRYVYTPITARANYDWPGGRRLAVYVGLNLEHFAFGNGLGAALVPAQSQPDVLNYAWRDYGNRVGVWRLLELFDNLSLPLGVLVNTAIYDYCPEVMDAFRARGDEIIAHGHTNSEHQGEMSEDVERRLLDGCARRIAREEGMEPAGWLSPWISESALTPDLLRERGYRYTLNWCHDDQPTRFSTRSGQLWSIPYPQEINDIPAVVARLASGALFADMIVDTYDEMIEQSVAEPLVMGIALHPYIVGQPHRLRHLRRALGHIVADGRAWLTRPVDIVDYLDVSQPF, encoded by the coding sequence ATGATGGCGGACGATTTGCCGACGCACGGGCGTTACGTATACACGCCAATCACCGCGCGCGCGAACTATGACTGGCCCGGTGGACGCCGGCTAGCCGTCTACGTCGGATTAAACCTCGAACATTTCGCATTCGGCAATGGCTTGGGAGCGGCGCTGGTTCCAGCACAGAGCCAACCCGACGTTCTCAACTATGCTTGGCGGGACTATGGAAACCGCGTTGGCGTATGGCGTTTGCTGGAGCTGTTCGACAACTTATCGCTACCGCTTGGCGTGCTAGTCAACACTGCGATCTACGACTATTGTCCAGAGGTGATGGATGCCTTCCGCGCGCGCGGCGACGAAATTATTGCCCACGGTCATACTAACTCCGAACACCAAGGCGAGATGAGCGAAGATGTCGAACGGCGCCTGCTTGATGGCTGTGCGCGGCGCATCGCTCGCGAGGAAGGCATGGAGCCGGCGGGTTGGCTGAGTCCGTGGATATCGGAAAGCGCGCTAACACCGGACTTGTTGCGTGAGCGTGGTTACCGCTACACACTTAATTGGTGCCACGATGACCAGCCGACCCGCTTCTCCACGCGGTCAGGCCAACTGTGGTCCATTCCGTACCCTCAGGAGATAAACGATATTCCGGCGGTTGTTGCGCGTCTGGCCAGCGGGGCTCTTTTTGCCGATATGATCGTTGACACTTACGATGAGATGATCGAACAGAGCGTCGCCGAACCCCTAGTCATGGGCATTGCGTTGCACCCGTACATTGTAGGGCAGCCGCACCGGCTGCGTCATCTGCGCCGTGCACTTGGGCATATTGTTGCAGATGGCCGCGCTTGGCTGACCCGACCAGTCGACATTGTCGACTATTTGGACGTTTCGCAACCTTTTTGA
- a CDS encoding TRAP transporter small permease subunit gives MLAVMNTLRRLNYYVALLAGVAIVGCIMLILVDIVLRKLGISFGGAEEISGYVMAGVASWGASYALTEQAHVRIDFVRLRMRPLPRSMLDLIAILSLATTSVVIASQCWPVLHDSIRFHSAANSSLAIPMWIPQSIWLAGWLWFAFSSSVLALLTIVYLISGDLRQVDKLVGTRTEMEQ, from the coding sequence ATGTTGGCTGTCATGAATACTCTTCGCCGCCTCAACTATTACGTCGCGTTGCTGGCCGGCGTCGCCATAGTCGGCTGCATCATGCTGATATTGGTTGATATCGTGCTGCGCAAGCTTGGAATATCCTTCGGCGGCGCTGAGGAAATATCTGGGTATGTAATGGCGGGAGTAGCCAGCTGGGGAGCGTCCTATGCACTGACAGAGCAAGCGCACGTACGCATTGATTTCGTCCGCCTGCGTATGCGTCCGCTGCCCCGCAGCATGCTGGATCTGATCGCCATCTTGTCGCTGGCCACCACAAGCGTTGTTATCGCCTCCCAATGCTGGCCAGTCTTGCATGACTCAATCAGGTTTCACTCTGCGGCCAACAGTTCTCTGGCCATACCCATGTGGATACCGCAGTCCATTTGGCTGGCCGGCTGGCTATGGTTTGCCTTCAGCTCCAGCGTGTTGGCGCTGCTCACAATCGTGTATCTGATCAGCGGGGACTTACGCCAAGTCGATAAACTGGTCGGCACTCGTACGGAGATGGAACAATGA
- a CDS encoding TRAP transporter large permease: protein MIPALALFLLGLLALSIPVGIVLFLLGFGISHFYSPFPLMRALGQVVWSASDSPTLVAIPLFVLLGEILVRGGIAALTYGALDKWLSWLPGGLIHANIGTATLFSATSGSSVATAATVASVALPQAERLGYDPKVFSGAIAAGGTLGIMIPPSINLIVYGFLSQTSIPSLFLAGLLPGLIMAIGFMLIAALLCIIWPNLGGPPARTCTWPERFSSLKHLLPVFVLFMSIVGSIYAGWATPTEAAAVGVAIAMLIAAFYGGVSLEMMRNSLVGTVRITSMIMLVIMGASFLNFTLTSAGLGATLTQALTGLHLGQYETLLVIILMYIVLGFFIETLSLMVATIPIVVPVVVQLGFNKVWFGILLILLIEMALITPPVGLNLYVVQAARRAGGMSDVMLGTLPFVFVMLIMVSVLVLFPAVATYLPTHF, encoded by the coding sequence ATGATCCCGGCGCTTGCGTTGTTCCTGTTGGGCCTGCTGGCATTGTCGATCCCAGTCGGAATCGTTCTCTTCCTACTGGGTTTCGGCATTAGCCACTTTTACTCCCCTTTTCCGCTCATGAGGGCGCTGGGACAAGTAGTCTGGTCTGCATCGGATTCGCCGACTCTGGTCGCTATTCCATTGTTTGTGTTGTTGGGCGAGATACTGGTCCGCGGCGGTATTGCGGCACTCACTTACGGAGCTCTGGATAAGTGGTTGTCCTGGCTACCCGGTGGACTGATTCATGCCAATATTGGCACCGCCACGTTGTTCTCAGCGACGTCAGGCTCCTCAGTGGCGACTGCCGCGACAGTCGCCTCCGTGGCGCTCCCCCAAGCCGAAAGACTCGGCTATGATCCAAAGGTGTTTTCCGGTGCCATTGCGGCTGGGGGCACTTTGGGCATCATGATCCCACCGTCAATCAATCTCATCGTCTACGGTTTCCTGTCCCAGACATCTATACCCAGCCTGTTTCTAGCCGGTCTGCTACCGGGCCTGATCATGGCGATCGGTTTCATGTTGATCGCCGCGCTGCTGTGCATCATCTGGCCTAACTTAGGCGGACCACCTGCTCGCACTTGTACGTGGCCTGAGCGATTCTCCAGCTTAAAACATCTCTTACCCGTGTTCGTTCTATTCATGTCCATAGTGGGTTCCATTTACGCCGGTTGGGCCACGCCCACCGAAGCGGCGGCAGTGGGAGTAGCAATTGCTATGCTGATCGCCGCATTTTATGGAGGAGTGTCTCTGGAGATGATGCGTAACAGCCTGGTCGGCACGGTGCGCATCACGTCGATGATTATGCTGGTAATCATGGGCGCCTCCTTTCTCAACTTCACGTTGACCTCGGCGGGACTCGGCGCTACCCTGACCCAGGCACTAACTGGCTTGCATCTGGGGCAGTACGAGACGCTGCTGGTCATCATTCTGATGTACATCGTGCTAGGCTTTTTCATCGAAACGCTCTCGCTGATGGTCGCTACCATACCGATCGTGGTGCCGGTAGTCGTTCAGCTCGGTTTCAATAAGGTGTGGTTCGGAATTTTATTAATTTTGCTGATCGAAATGGCCTTAATCACACCGCCGGTGGGGCTGAATCTATACGTCGTGCAAGCTGCCCGCAGAGCCGGGGGCATGAGCGACGTGATGCTCGGTACGTTACCATTCGTGTTCGTCATGTTGATTATGGTGTCCGTGCTGGTGCTCTTCCCGGCCGTGGCCACATATCTACCGACGCATTTCTGA
- a CDS encoding IS630 family transposase: MRVAPQITLSEETQKQLEQLARSNTVSVREARRASIILLAAQGKTNHEIADALGIGRMQVGRWRHRYINEGWEAVAQDRPRGGRASRVDSQEIVRLTTRTKPVNATHWSTRQLAEVAGVSASTIRRIWQAHGLKPHRIKTFKVSRDPKFVEKLEDIVGLYLSPPEHALVLCCDEKSQVQALDRTQPGLPLKKGRAQTMTHDYKRHGTTTLFAALNVLNGQVIGQCQQRHTHAQWLKFLRQIDRETPKKKDLHLICDNYATHKHPKVREWLEKHPRFHMHFTPTSASWLNRVERFFRDLTTQRLRRGVFSSVPELIESINTYIEQHNQNPKPFIWTAKAKDILEKVVRANRKLSSKQNDALH; encoded by the coding sequence ATGCGGGTTGCCCCCCAAATTACATTGAGCGAGGAAACGCAAAAGCAGCTTGAGCAACTGGCTCGATCCAACACGGTCAGCGTGAGAGAGGCGCGGCGGGCCTCCATCATCCTGCTCGCAGCTCAGGGAAAGACGAACCACGAAATTGCCGATGCGCTGGGTATAGGTCGCATGCAGGTGGGGCGCTGGCGTCATCGTTACATTAACGAAGGCTGGGAGGCTGTGGCGCAAGACCGGCCACGCGGAGGTCGGGCAAGCCGTGTAGATAGCCAGGAAATCGTCCGACTGACGACCCGGACCAAGCCCGTTAACGCCACTCATTGGAGTACAAGGCAACTGGCGGAGGTTGCCGGTGTCAGTGCGTCAACGATTCGGCGAATTTGGCAAGCACACGGACTCAAACCGCACCGCATTAAAACCTTCAAGGTCTCTCGTGATCCCAAGTTTGTCGAAAAACTCGAAGACATAGTGGGGCTGTATCTCAGTCCCCCAGAGCATGCTCTGGTCCTGTGTTGTGATGAGAAAAGCCAAGTCCAGGCACTGGATCGCACACAACCGGGTTTGCCATTAAAAAAAGGTCGCGCCCAGACCATGACCCACGACTACAAACGCCATGGCACGACAACCCTGTTTGCGGCATTAAACGTGCTGAATGGTCAGGTGATCGGGCAGTGCCAACAGCGCCACACTCATGCGCAATGGCTAAAGTTCTTGCGTCAAATTGATCGGGAGACCCCAAAAAAGAAGGACTTACACCTGATCTGCGATAACTATGCAACTCACAAACACCCGAAAGTGCGTGAGTGGCTGGAAAAGCATCCTCGATTCCACATGCATTTCACGCCGACCTCGGCCTCGTGGCTGAATAGGGTGGAACGTTTTTTCCGCGATCTGACGACTCAACGGTTGCGTCGAGGCGTGTTTAGCAGCGTCCCCGAACTGATCGAAAGCATCAATACTTACATCGAACAGCACAATCAAAACCCGAAGCCGTTCATATGGACGGCCAAGGCCAAAGACATTCTGGAAAAGGTGGTTCGGGCTAATCGAAAGTTAAGCTCCAAACAGAATGACGCACTACACTAG
- a CDS encoding asparaginase codes for MMAKKIAVISTGGTIASQYDPETASMVATMSATDLIETASIKDADFELVASEYGRINSYNLRFDTLIKIANDLNSILADADLLGAVIMQGTDTLEEAAYFLDLIVDSEKPIVMIGAQLTPEHPQCDGPRNLSDALRTVSADEMRGCGVMVGFNGQLHASREVVKMHTSALETFSSLNYGHLGVVDEGTVIRYRTPVERPHYALSAMADSKVALVKCVMDADGFLVDAAVDAGVDGLVIEAFGRGNVVDTFVPGICRAIERNIPVVIASRSLMGRVKPIYGASGGGKMLEDIGVVFAGDLSAQKARVLLMVLLAMGFDGRQLAAELQRNAC; via the coding sequence ATGATGGCAAAAAAAATCGCTGTAATTAGTACGGGCGGCACCATAGCCTCTCAATACGACCCAGAAACGGCGTCTATGGTGGCGACCATGAGCGCCACGGACCTTATCGAAACAGCATCGATAAAGGATGCCGATTTCGAATTGGTGGCAAGCGAATACGGGAGAATCAATAGCTACAATTTGCGCTTCGATACTTTGATCAAGATCGCAAATGATTTGAACTCGATCCTTGCCGACGCCGATTTACTTGGCGCGGTGATCATGCAGGGTACGGACACCCTAGAGGAAGCCGCTTATTTTTTGGATCTGATCGTCGATAGCGAAAAGCCGATCGTAATGATCGGCGCCCAGTTGACCCCTGAGCATCCGCAATGCGATGGGCCACGCAATCTTTCGGACGCACTCCGGACGGTGTCTGCCGACGAGATGCGGGGGTGTGGCGTGATGGTTGGATTCAACGGCCAGCTGCATGCGTCACGCGAAGTGGTGAAGATGCATACCAGCGCGTTAGAAACATTCAGCAGCTTGAACTACGGACATCTTGGCGTCGTTGACGAAGGTACCGTTATCCGCTATCGGACACCTGTAGAGCGACCGCATTACGCACTGTCGGCTATGGCCGACAGCAAGGTAGCCCTAGTCAAATGCGTGATGGATGCCGACGGTTTCTTGGTCGATGCAGCTGTTGACGCAGGTGTTGACGGGCTGGTGATCGAAGCGTTCGGCAGGGGGAATGTCGTGGATACCTTCGTTCCTGGAATTTGCAGGGCAATCGAGCGCAATATCCCCGTTGTCATCGCATCACGTTCGCTCATGGGGCGGGTCAAGCCTATTTACGGCGCGTCAGGCGGTGGGAAGATGCTTGAAGATATTGGTGTCGTATTTGCGGGGGATCTGTCTGCGCAGAAGGCGCGAGTGTTATTGATGGTATTGCTCGCAATGGGGTTCGATGGGCGTCAGCTGGCCGCTGAGCTCCAACGAAATGCTTGTTGA
- a CDS encoding polysaccharide deacetylase family protein: MAKEILCAFGVDVDAVAGWLGSYGGEDSPDDISRGLFAGEVGAPRLLDLFDRFDLRTTWFIPGHSVETFPNEMKAVADAGHEIGLHGYSHENPIAMTREQEEAILDKTIELLTDLSGKRPTGYVAPWWEFSPVTNELLLERGIKYDHSLMHKDFHPYYVRVGDSWTKIDYSKHPKEWMKPLERGKETDLIEIPASWYLDDLPPMMFIKKSPNSHGFVNPRHLEEMWRDQFDWVYREHDYAVFAITIHPDVSGRPQVLLMLERLIKHILGHPGVRFCTFDEIADDFARRSPRQV, encoded by the coding sequence ATGGCTAAAGAGATCCTTTGTGCATTCGGCGTTGATGTTGACGCCGTGGCTGGTTGGCTCGGTTCTTACGGCGGCGAGGATTCGCCTGACGATATCTCCCGCGGCCTCTTTGCGGGCGAGGTTGGAGCGCCTCGTCTTCTGGATCTCTTTGACCGCTTTGATTTGCGCACGACCTGGTTCATACCGGGGCATTCGGTTGAAACCTTCCCCAATGAGATGAAGGCGGTGGCCGATGCAGGACATGAGATCGGTTTGCATGGTTATAGCCATGAAAATCCGATCGCCATGACGCGTGAGCAGGAAGAAGCCATTCTGGACAAGACCATCGAGTTGTTGACGGATCTTTCCGGCAAGCGTCCAACCGGTTATGTCGCACCCTGGTGGGAGTTCAGTCCGGTCACCAACGAATTGCTTCTGGAACGCGGCATCAAGTACGACCACAGCTTGATGCACAAGGATTTCCATCCCTATTACGTACGCGTTGGGGACTCCTGGACCAAAATCGATTACTCGAAACATCCAAAGGAATGGATGAAACCATTGGAGCGCGGCAAGGAAACCGATCTGATCGAAATTCCGGCCAGTTGGTATCTTGATGACCTGCCGCCCATGATGTTCATCAAGAAATCACCGAACAGCCACGGCTTCGTTAATCCTCGCCATTTGGAAGAAATGTGGCGAGATCAGTTCGACTGGGTGTACCGGGAACACGACTACGCGGTGTTCGCGATCACGATACATCCCGACGTATCGGGCAGGCCGCAGGTGCTATTGATGCTTGAGCGGCTGATCAAGCATATTCTGGGGCATCCGGGGGTGAGGTTCTGCACCTTCGACGAGATTGCGGACGATTTTGCCCGGCGGAGTCCCCGCCAAGTTTGA
- the tnpB gene encoding IS66 family insertion sequence element accessory protein TnpB (TnpB, as the term is used for proteins encoded by IS66 family insertion elements, is considered an accessory protein, since TnpC, encoded by a neighboring gene, is a DDE family transposase.) — protein MLWPESGVRLWLYAPPTDMRKSFDGLSALIRQKLAEDPSSGQLFVFINRRRTQLKVLYFEPGGYCLWSKRLEAGRFHFNTSCGDKQALSWTDLKLIIEGIDLRTVRRFKRYRRGHQRADTV, from the coding sequence ATGCTGTGGCCCGAGTCCGGCGTCCGGCTGTGGCTGTATGCGCCACCGACGGATATGCGCAAGTCCTTCGACGGACTCTCAGCCCTGATACGGCAGAAGCTGGCCGAGGATCCAAGCAGTGGCCAGCTGTTCGTGTTCATCAACCGCCGGCGCACCCAGTTGAAGGTGCTCTACTTCGAGCCGGGGGGTTACTGCCTGTGGAGCAAGCGCCTGGAGGCGGGACGGTTCCACTTCAACACCTCATGCGGTGACAAACAGGCGCTGAGTTGGACCGATCTGAAGCTGATCATCGAGGGCATCGATCTGCGCACCGTGCGCCGCTTCAAGCGCTATCGACGTGGTCATCAGAGGGCTGACACGGTATAA
- the tnpA gene encoding IS66 family insertion sequence element accessory protein TnpA produces the protein MNKRRSKNEWQRLIEEQAASGLTQKVFCAQSGIAVATFGYWKRKLRDEGACHAGKPMSTRSVSLDDWIELSAPAAEPAPGWHIELDLGNGLCLRLHRG, from the coding sequence ATGAACAAGCGACGCAGTAAGAACGAGTGGCAACGACTGATCGAGGAGCAGGCGGCCAGCGGCCTGACCCAGAAGGTGTTCTGTGCACAATCGGGTATTGCGGTGGCAACCTTTGGCTATTGGAAGCGCAAGCTGCGGGATGAGGGCGCATGCCATGCCGGCAAGCCGATGAGTACCCGGAGCGTGTCACTGGACGACTGGATCGAACTCTCGGCGCCGGCAGCCGAGCCAGCACCCGGTTGGCACATCGAACTCGACCTTGGGAATGGGCTCTGCCTGCGCCTGCACCGGGGATAG
- a CDS encoding M20 family metallo-hydrolase produces the protein MSIIGEYTMDNRVDGFATDIPADALKAAQGVDKNRQWTRLMELAEIGAIPGGGVNRQSLSTEDRQARALLVKWALARGFEPSVDDFGNLYVRRAGLNPDAPPILTGSHLDSQPSGGRFDGAYGVMAALEVLEALSDAGVETEHPVDLVVWTNEEGSRFAPGAMGSMVFTGVASPQLWLDVMDDEGIALSQALAETLEAMPELPRRSFGFPVHAYIEAHIEQGPILEAEQLPIGVVTSIQGARWFTVTVEGETAHAGTTPLKLRKDALQEALAAIQALNAFMNDPEDVLRFTVGRLDLEPNSHNSVSALCRFTIDLRHPDPAVLRAKGDAIETICAKAMRACAVQVTQNLGLPCVAFPEAIVDTVQASAQALGLGHKRMPSGAFHDASFLAQHCPSGMVFVPCAKGVSHNVAEYATPEDVAGGTRVLTASIVALSGAGIF, from the coding sequence ATGTCCATCATTGGTGAATACACTATGGATAATCGTGTTGATGGTTTTGCCACTGACATTCCCGCTGACGCGCTGAAAGCGGCCCAAGGCGTCGACAAAAACCGCCAATGGACGCGTCTGATGGAATTGGCCGAAATTGGTGCCATTCCCGGCGGTGGCGTCAATCGCCAGAGCTTGTCGACCGAAGACCGCCAGGCTCGGGCCTTGCTGGTGAAATGGGCGCTTGCGCGTGGCTTCGAACCGTCGGTGGACGATTTCGGCAATCTGTATGTCCGCCGCGCTGGGCTCAATCCGGATGCGCCGCCGATACTCACCGGAAGTCACCTCGATAGCCAACCGAGCGGTGGCCGCTTTGACGGTGCGTACGGCGTGATGGCGGCGCTGGAAGTGCTGGAAGCGCTGTCGGACGCGGGAGTTGAAACCGAACACCCCGTTGATCTGGTTGTCTGGACGAACGAGGAGGGCAGCCGTTTTGCGCCTGGCGCGATGGGCTCGATGGTGTTCACCGGCGTGGCTTCGCCCCAGCTATGGCTGGATGTGATGGATGACGAGGGTATCGCGCTGAGTCAGGCGCTGGCGGAGACCCTCGAGGCAATGCCCGAGTTGCCGCGCCGATCCTTCGGCTTTCCGGTGCATGCGTATATCGAAGCGCATATCGAGCAGGGGCCGATTCTGGAAGCGGAACAGTTGCCGATCGGCGTGGTGACATCGATCCAAGGGGCGCGGTGGTTCACGGTTACCGTTGAGGGCGAGACGGCCCATGCCGGCACCACGCCGCTCAAGCTACGGAAGGATGCGTTGCAGGAGGCGTTGGCAGCCATCCAGGCGCTCAATGCGTTCATGAACGATCCAGAGGATGTGCTGCGTTTCACGGTAGGGCGGTTGGATCTCGAGCCGAATTCCCACAATTCGGTTTCGGCTCTGTGCCGGTTTACGATTGATCTGCGCCATCCGGATCCGGCGGTGTTGCGCGCGAAGGGCGATGCCATCGAAACGATTTGTGCCAAGGCCATGCGCGCGTGCGCGGTTCAGGTCACGCAGAATCTTGGCTTGCCCTGCGTGGCGTTTCCGGAAGCGATCGTCGATACGGTGCAGGCCTCGGCACAGGCCCTTGGGCTAGGGCATAAGCGCATGCCCTCGGGCGCCTTCCATGACGCAAGCTTCTTGGCACAGCACTGCCCGTCCGGGATGGTATTCGTGCCCTGTGCAAAAGGCGTCAGTCACAACGTGGCGGAATACGCGACGCCGGAGGATGTTGCTGGCGGCACCAGGGTGCTGACGGCAAGCATCGTCGCATTGTCCGGCGCGGGTATTTTCTGA
- a CDS encoding CobW family GTP-binding protein: protein MPDEIAFDVVPVNVVTGFLGSGKTTLLKRLLASEAFGDTAVLVNEFGDVGLDHQLLQGVAADAVLLPSGCLCCSIRGELATALRELYSRRQRGEIPAFRRVVLETTGLADPGPIVSTLLADQVIKHHFRLGAITTTVDACNAMMAHLQQPEWIRQVAAADRLIITKTDIAEPAQLHWLDDYLAQVNPAAEVVRADVLETAADYVLDQGIFQNGGVDEIRRWTRAIWMPRAEGRAHESPRTLTGRLPADAHLRSVESFSLVLDRAIDWSAFAVWLSMLLHCHGNAVLRVKGILNVTGSETPVVLHGVQHMIHPPNHLERWPDDDRRTRIVFITRGIDKALIERSLEIFLGDLTA from the coding sequence ATGCCGGATGAAATCGCGTTCGACGTCGTTCCGGTCAACGTCGTCACCGGATTCCTCGGTAGTGGCAAAACGACGTTGCTCAAACGCCTGCTTGCGAGCGAGGCGTTCGGCGATACGGCGGTGTTGGTCAACGAATTCGGCGACGTCGGTCTGGATCACCAACTTCTGCAGGGTGTCGCCGCGGATGCGGTGCTCCTGCCTAGTGGGTGTCTATGCTGCAGCATACGGGGCGAACTGGCCACGGCCTTGCGTGAGCTTTATTCGCGACGACAGCGCGGTGAGATCCCCGCCTTTAGACGTGTCGTGCTGGAGACGACAGGGTTGGCCGATCCAGGCCCAATCGTTTCCACCCTCCTAGCCGATCAGGTCATCAAACATCACTTCCGGCTTGGCGCCATCACTACGACGGTCGATGCGTGTAATGCAATGATGGCGCATCTGCAGCAGCCCGAATGGATACGCCAGGTTGCCGCGGCAGATCGGCTGATCATCACCAAAACGGATATCGCCGAGCCAGCGCAATTGCACTGGCTGGATGATTACTTGGCACAAGTGAATCCCGCTGCCGAGGTGGTCCGGGCCGATGTTCTCGAAACTGCTGCCGATTATGTCCTCGACCAAGGCATTTTTCAGAACGGTGGGGTGGATGAGATCAGGCGTTGGACCCGTGCCATCTGGATGCCTAGAGCAGAGGGCCGAGCGCACGAGTCTCCAAGAACCTTGACCGGACGGTTGCCCGCCGACGCCCATTTGCGCTCTGTCGAATCCTTCAGCCTGGTTCTCGATCGCGCGATAGACTGGAGCGCCTTTGCTGTATGGCTGTCTATGCTGCTTCACTGTCACGGGAACGCCGTGCTTCGCGTGAAAGGCATCCTCAATGTGACCGGCTCCGAAACGCCCGTCGTGTTACATGGGGTGCAGCATATGATCCATCCTCCCAACCATCTCGAACGCTGGCCGGATGACGATCGGCGCACCCGAATCGTGTTCATCACGCGCGGTATCGACAAGGCCTTGATCGAACGTTCGCTGGAAATATTTCTCGGTGACCTGACCGCATAG